One stretch of Serinicoccus hydrothermalis DNA includes these proteins:
- the uraD gene encoding 2-oxo-4-hydroxy-4-carboxy-5-ureidoimidazoline decarboxylase has product MAQQPSDETDDALDLTAWQALGPHAARETLLSCCSSPRWADAVVQGRPYAGVEELLEASDDAFGSLTAEDVADALAGHPRIGERASGSGRDARFSQSEQSAVAGSAQDVQDRLRAGNQAYEQRFDRVFLIRAAGRGPEEILTELERRLTNDDETETAEVVEQLRQITRRRLQELIHP; this is encoded by the coding sequence ATGGCGCAGCAGCCGAGCGACGAGACCGACGACGCGCTGGACCTGACCGCCTGGCAGGCGCTCGGGCCGCACGCGGCCCGCGAGACGCTCCTGTCCTGCTGCTCCAGCCCGCGCTGGGCGGACGCCGTCGTGCAGGGCCGCCCCTACGCCGGGGTGGAGGAGCTGCTCGAGGCCTCGGACGACGCCTTCGGGTCATTGACCGCCGAGGACGTCGCCGACGCCCTGGCCGGGCACCCCCGCATCGGCGAGCGCGCGTCCGGCTCCGGCCGGGACGCCCGCTTCAGCCAGAGCGAGCAGTCGGCCGTCGCCGGCTCGGCGCAGGACGTGCAGGATCGCCTGCGCGCCGGCAACCAGGCCTACGAGCAGCGGTTCGACCGCGTCTTCCTCATCCGGGCCGCCGGCCGCGGCCCCGAGGAGATCCTCACCGAGCTCGAGCGCCGCCTCACCAACGACGACGAGACCGAGACGGCCGAGGTCGTCGAGCAGCTGCGCCAGATCACCCGCCGCCGACTCCAGGAGCTGATCCACCCATGA
- a CDS encoding IclR family transcriptional regulator, producing the protein MSPDSESPAPKRATGVQSVGKAIDVLEILTTSPTGELSLSDITAATGQPMPTVHRLVRTLLDRGFLRQLPNRRYALGTELIVLGQAARSSFGSWSAPVLHELVGEFGETVNLAVLDGDDVVYIGQSPSPHAVRMFTEIGRRIKPHATGVGKALLGRLPDDQVLALLRRTGMPARTPHTITTPEAFLDKVREARKQGHALDNEEMELGVRCVAVPLPEARLNLALSMSGPATRMTDAVIGRALPRLHEAADQLAADFSAG; encoded by the coding sequence GTGAGCCCAGACAGCGAGTCCCCCGCCCCCAAGCGCGCCACGGGCGTGCAGTCGGTCGGCAAGGCCATCGACGTGCTCGAGATCCTCACCACCTCCCCCACCGGCGAGCTGTCCCTGAGCGACATCACCGCCGCGACCGGGCAGCCGATGCCCACCGTGCACCGGCTCGTGCGCACCCTGCTCGACCGCGGCTTCCTGCGCCAGCTCCCCAACCGCCGGTATGCCCTCGGCACCGAGCTCATCGTGCTGGGCCAGGCCGCGCGCTCCTCCTTCGGCAGCTGGAGCGCGCCGGTCCTGCACGAGCTGGTCGGCGAGTTCGGCGAGACCGTCAACCTCGCCGTGCTCGACGGGGACGACGTCGTCTACATCGGCCAGTCGCCCTCCCCCCACGCGGTGCGGATGTTCACCGAGATCGGCCGCCGCATCAAGCCGCACGCCACCGGCGTCGGCAAGGCCCTGCTCGGCCGGCTGCCCGACGACCAGGTGCTGGCGCTGCTGCGCCGGACCGGTATGCCCGCCCGCACCCCGCACACCATCACCACGCCCGAGGCCTTCCTGGACAAGGTGCGCGAGGCGCGGAAGCAGGGCCACGCCCTGGACAACGAGGAGATGGAGCTGGGCGTGCGCTGCGTCGCCGTGCCGCTGCCCGAGGCCCGCCTCAACCTGGCCCTGTCGATGTCCGGACCGGCGACCCGCATGACCGACGCCGTCATCGGCCGCGCCCTCCCCCGGCTGCACGAGGCGGCCGACCAGCTGGCCGCGGACTTCTCCGCCGGCTGA
- a CDS encoding NAD-dependent malic enzyme: MAAPSPGYSITLRVDGPPDFGATTRLAHVVAEAGAAVQALDVAESSGDHVTVDVTVHGTSEEHGEQIRAAVDAAEGFTVRHVSDRTFLLHLGGKLEVVPKVPLTHRDDLSRAYTPGVARISRAIAADKSDARRLTIKRNTVAVVTDGSAVLGLGNIGPEAALPVMEGKAALFKQFAGVDAWPVCLATQDTEEIISVVKAIAPVYAGVNLEDIAAPQCFEIERRLRDELDIPVFHDDQHGTAIVVYAALINALRIVDKEMADLRVVVSGVGAAGSAIIRLLLRAGVTDIVGVGRTGAVHRGAELPDPMRVWLAEHTNPRQVTGSLQDVLEGADVFIGVSAPGILTGDDIATMADRAIVFALANPDPEVDPVEALAHAAIVATGRSDYPNQINNVLAFPGFFRGLLDAQTTSISDAMLSAAAEAIAGCVADGELNSSFIIPSVFHPDVAPAVAQAVARVAEEER, encoded by the coding sequence ATGGCGGCACCCAGCCCCGGATACTCGATCACCCTGCGGGTGGACGGCCCGCCCGACTTCGGCGCGACGACCCGGCTGGCCCACGTGGTCGCCGAGGCAGGTGCCGCCGTCCAGGCGCTCGACGTCGCGGAGTCCAGCGGCGACCACGTCACGGTGGACGTCACCGTCCACGGCACGAGCGAGGAGCACGGCGAGCAGATCCGGGCGGCGGTGGACGCCGCGGAGGGCTTCACCGTCCGGCACGTCTCCGACCGGACCTTCCTGCTGCACCTCGGCGGCAAGCTCGAGGTCGTGCCCAAGGTGCCCCTGACCCACCGTGACGACCTCAGCCGGGCCTACACCCCCGGCGTCGCCCGGATCAGCCGGGCCATCGCCGCGGACAAGAGCGACGCCCGGCGCCTCACCATCAAGCGCAACACCGTCGCGGTCGTCACCGACGGCTCGGCCGTCCTGGGCCTGGGCAACATCGGCCCGGAGGCCGCGCTGCCGGTGATGGAGGGCAAGGCCGCGCTCTTCAAGCAGTTCGCCGGCGTGGACGCCTGGCCGGTCTGCCTCGCGACCCAGGACACCGAGGAGATCATCTCGGTGGTCAAGGCGATCGCGCCGGTGTATGCCGGGGTCAACCTCGAGGACATCGCCGCGCCGCAGTGCTTCGAGATCGAGCGCCGGCTGCGGGACGAGCTCGACATCCCGGTCTTCCACGACGACCAGCACGGCACGGCGATCGTCGTCTACGCCGCCCTCATCAACGCGCTGCGCATCGTCGACAAGGAGATGGCCGACCTGCGGGTCGTCGTCTCCGGGGTCGGGGCCGCCGGCAGCGCCATCATCCGGCTGCTGCTGCGCGCCGGGGTGACCGACATCGTCGGCGTGGGGCGGACCGGCGCCGTGCACCGGGGTGCGGAGCTGCCCGACCCCATGCGGGTCTGGCTCGCCGAGCACACCAACCCGCGGCAGGTCACCGGCTCGCTGCAGGACGTGCTCGAGGGTGCCGACGTCTTCATCGGGGTCTCCGCCCCGGGCATCCTCACCGGGGACGACATCGCCACCATGGCCGACCGGGCCATCGTCTTCGCGCTGGCCAACCCCGACCCGGAGGTGGACCCGGTCGAGGCCCTGGCGCACGCCGCCATCGTCGCCACCGGACGCAGCGACTACCCCAACCAGATCAACAACGTGCTGGCCTTCCCCGGCTTCTTCCGCGGGCTCCTGGACGCCCAGACGACCTCGATCTCGGACGCCATGCTCAGCGCGGCGGCCGAGGCGATCGCCGGCTGCGTCGCCGACGGCGAGCTCAACTCCAGCTTCATCATCCCCAGCGTCTTCCACCCCGACGTCGCGCCCGCCGTCGCCCAGGCGGTGGCGCGGGTGGCCGAGGAGGAGCGGTGA
- a CDS encoding DUF6986 family protein — protein sequence MSTGLEQLVAAVQAEADERLAAADADLARLYPGDPATRQPVHTVYVPADAFEQQTPWRWGAAALELMDDHLPDAAAVTRVTGMDAGLADEVLPRVRRKLAEQPVEDLRVDFEDGYGRRPDDVEDAHLGSAVEALRTYAGLDGAPSWYGIRIKCLERDYRHRGLRTLVDAVAGLASGAEVPPGLVLTLPKVTSTDQVEAMVAACARIEEALGLADRALGFEIQVETPQAILGADGRATVAPLVHASAGRCTGLHYGTFDYSAGLGIAAAHQTLEHPAADHAKATMQLAAAQTGVRCSDGSTNVIAFGTADDAASTWALHHRLVTRALERGYYQGWDMHPGHLPTRYLATYAFFRAALPASARRLRAYVDQAGGDVMDEPATARMLASAVLRGLHCGALDEDEVRSASGLDRDGLVALLR from the coding sequence GTGAGCACCGGCCTGGAGCAGCTCGTCGCCGCGGTGCAGGCGGAGGCGGACGAGCGGCTCGCGGCGGCCGACGCCGATCTGGCCCGGCTCTACCCGGGCGACCCGGCCACGCGGCAGCCGGTGCACACCGTCTACGTGCCGGCCGACGCCTTCGAGCAGCAGACGCCGTGGCGCTGGGGCGCCGCGGCGCTGGAGCTCATGGACGACCACCTCCCTGACGCCGCCGCGGTCACCCGGGTCACCGGGATGGACGCGGGGCTCGCCGACGAGGTCCTCCCGCGGGTGCGGCGCAAGCTCGCCGAGCAGCCGGTCGAGGACCTGCGCGTGGACTTCGAGGACGGCTACGGGCGACGCCCCGACGACGTCGAGGACGCCCACCTCGGCTCCGCGGTCGAGGCGCTGCGCACGTATGCCGGGCTGGACGGAGCGCCCAGCTGGTACGGCATACGCATCAAGTGCCTGGAGCGGGACTACCGGCACCGGGGCCTGCGGACCCTCGTCGACGCCGTCGCCGGCCTGGCCAGCGGGGCCGAGGTGCCGCCCGGCCTCGTGCTCACCCTGCCCAAGGTCACCTCGACCGACCAGGTCGAGGCCATGGTCGCCGCCTGCGCGCGGATCGAGGAGGCGCTCGGGCTGGCGGATCGCGCGCTCGGGTTCGAGATCCAGGTCGAGACGCCGCAGGCGATCCTCGGGGCGGACGGGCGGGCCACCGTCGCGCCGCTCGTGCACGCCTCCGCGGGAAGGTGCACCGGCCTGCACTACGGCACCTTCGACTACTCGGCCGGGCTGGGCATCGCGGCCGCGCACCAGACGCTGGAGCATCCTGCCGCCGACCACGCCAAGGCCACGATGCAGCTCGCCGCCGCCCAGACCGGGGTGCGCTGCTCGGACGGGTCGACCAATGTCATCGCCTTCGGGACCGCCGATGACGCGGCCTCGACCTGGGCGCTGCACCACCGGCTCGTCACCCGCGCGCTGGAGCGCGGCTACTACCAGGGCTGGGACATGCACCCCGGGCACCTGCCGACCCGCTACCTCGCGACGTATGCCTTCTTCCGGGCCGCCCTGCCCGCGTCGGCCAGGCGGCTGCGCGCCTACGTCGACCAGGCCGGCGGCGACGTCATGGACGAGCCGGCCACCGCGCGCATGCTCGCCTCGGCGGTGCTGCGCGGGCTGCACTGCGGGGCGCTCGACGAGGACGAGGTGCGCTCCGCCTCGGGGCTGGACCGGGACGGGCTGGTCGCGCTGCTGCGCTGA
- a CDS encoding hydroxypyruvate isomerase family protein, with product MPYLVNCSILFTEVPLLERPAAARAAGFDAVEFWWPFATAVPTDREAEDFVSAVRDAGVQLAGLNFFAGDMPGGDRGLVCWTERRQEFLDTIDATVGIGEQLGCRAFNALYGNRPEGADVEHSEEVATENLAAAGRAAARVGGTVLVEPVSGAPAYPLKTAADAVAVIDRVAEQTGVTNLGLLLDLYHLAANGDDPAAAVEAYTGRTAHVQIADHPGRGEPGTGDLQLDTWLERIQELGYRGHVGLEYKTAASDTVTGLDGWLPRERRGVTA from the coding sequence CTGCCCTACCTGGTCAACTGCTCGATCCTGTTCACCGAGGTGCCGCTGCTGGAGCGTCCGGCGGCCGCACGCGCTGCGGGCTTCGACGCCGTCGAGTTCTGGTGGCCCTTCGCCACCGCGGTGCCCACGGACCGGGAGGCCGAGGACTTCGTCTCGGCCGTCCGGGACGCGGGCGTGCAGCTGGCCGGCCTCAACTTCTTCGCCGGCGACATGCCGGGCGGGGACCGCGGCCTGGTGTGCTGGACCGAGCGGCGCCAGGAGTTCCTCGACACCATCGACGCGACCGTCGGGATCGGCGAGCAGCTCGGCTGCCGTGCGTTCAACGCGCTCTACGGCAACCGCCCCGAGGGTGCCGACGTCGAGCACTCCGAGGAGGTCGCCACCGAGAACCTCGCGGCCGCCGGCAGGGCAGCCGCCCGGGTCGGCGGCACGGTGCTCGTCGAGCCGGTCAGCGGCGCACCGGCATACCCCCTGAAGACCGCCGCCGACGCGGTCGCCGTCATCGACCGTGTCGCCGAGCAGACCGGCGTCACCAACCTCGGTCTCCTGCTCGACCTCTACCACCTCGCCGCCAACGGGGACGACCCCGCGGCGGCGGTCGAGGCCTACACCGGCCGCACCGCGCACGTGCAGATCGCCGACCACCCCGGGCGCGGCGAGCCGGGCACCGGCGACCTGCAGCTGGACACCTGGCTGGAGCGGATCCAGGAGCTCGGCTACCGCGGCCACGTGGGGCTCGAGTACAAGACCGCCGCCTCGGACACGGTCACCGGCCTCGACGGCTGGCTGCCGCGCGAGCGGCGCGGCGTCACCGCCTGA
- a CDS encoding 2-hydroxy-3-oxopropionate reductase, with amino-acid sequence MSTIAFIGLGIMGSPMAVHLATAGHQVVGFNRSPDAYGPLEEAGGRAAGSLAEAVAEADVICVMVPDSPDVEQVLTAEDGVLAHARPGALVIDFSSIRPDVARSLAERATEAGLRMIDAPVSGGQKGAVDAVLSIMVGGEEADVEEARPLLETVGRTVVHVGPAGSGQTVKAANQLIVAGNIQLVAEALVFLEAYGVDTAAAMDVLGGGLAGSKVLEQKRGNMLDRSFEPGFRIDLHHKDLGIVTSAAREAGVVIPLGAVVAQLMASARAQGDGGLDHSALLRGVERLSGRGDTSPEGD; translated from the coding sequence ATGAGCACCATCGCCTTCATCGGCCTGGGCATCATGGGCAGCCCGATGGCCGTCCACCTCGCCACCGCCGGCCACCAGGTGGTCGGCTTCAACCGCTCGCCCGACGCCTACGGCCCGCTCGAGGAGGCGGGCGGCCGCGCCGCCGGGAGCCTGGCCGAGGCCGTGGCCGAGGCCGACGTCATCTGCGTCATGGTCCCGGACAGCCCGGACGTGGAGCAGGTCCTCACCGCCGAGGACGGCGTGCTGGCGCACGCCCGCCCCGGTGCCCTCGTCATCGACTTCTCCTCGATCCGCCCCGACGTCGCGCGCTCGCTCGCCGAGCGGGCCACGGAGGCCGGGCTGCGGATGATCGACGCCCCGGTCTCCGGTGGTCAGAAGGGCGCAGTCGACGCCGTGCTCTCGATCATGGTCGGCGGCGAGGAGGCTGACGTCGAGGAGGCCCGTCCCCTGCTGGAGACGGTGGGACGCACGGTCGTGCACGTCGGTCCGGCCGGCTCGGGCCAGACGGTCAAGGCGGCCAACCAGCTCATCGTCGCCGGCAACATCCAGCTCGTGGCCGAGGCGCTGGTCTTCCTCGAGGCCTACGGCGTGGACACCGCCGCCGCCATGGACGTCCTCGGCGGCGGCCTGGCCGGGTCCAAGGTGCTGGAGCAGAAGCGGGGCAACATGCTGGACCGCTCCTTCGAGCCCGGCTTCCGCATCGACCTGCACCACAAGGACCTGGGCATCGTCACCTCCGCCGCCCGCGAGGCCGGGGTCGTCATCCCGCTCGGTGCGGTCGTGGCCCAGCTCATGGCCTCCGCCCGCGCCCAGGGCGACGGCGGCCTGGACCACTCCGCGCTCCTGCGCGGCGTCGAGCGCCTCTCCGGCCGCGGCGACACCTCCCCGGAAGGAGACTGA
- the gcl gene encoding glyoxylate carboligase, whose amino-acid sequence MARMRAADAAVLILEKEGATQTFGVPGAAINPFYSAMRAHGGIRHVLARHVEGASHMAEGYTRAAAGNIGVCIGTSGPAGTDMITGLYSASADSIPILAITGQAPVARLHKEDFQAVDIAAIAKPVTKMAVTVLEPAQVPGTFAQAFHLMRSGRPGPVLIDLPIDVQLAEIEFDIETYEPLPVHRPVATPAQAAKIMEMVAGAQRPLIVAGGGIVNADAADRLVELAELTGIPVIPTLMGWGTIPDDHPLMAGMVGLQTSHRYGNATFLESDLVLGIGNRWANRHTGGLDTYRGARTFIHVDIEPTQIGRVFPPDYSVVSDAGAALDQLLAVARDSELPDRTAWAQECRERKRTMQRKTHFEDVPLKPQRVYEEMNRAFGPDARYVSTIGLSQIAGGQFLHVYRPRHWINCGQAGPLGWTIPATLGVRVADPDSPLVALSGDYDFQFMIEELAVAAQFNLPYVHVVVNNSYLGLIRQAQRGFDMDYCVQLAFDNVNSPELEGYGVDHLKVAEGLGCKALRVTRPEEIAPTLQRAHALAMEERLPVVVEIILERVTNIAMGTELDNVVEFEALAAAGIDAPTAVALLD is encoded by the coding sequence ATGGCACGTATGCGCGCGGCCGACGCCGCAGTCCTCATCCTGGAGAAGGAGGGGGCGACCCAGACCTTCGGCGTCCCCGGCGCCGCGATCAACCCGTTCTACTCGGCGATGCGCGCCCACGGCGGGATCCGCCACGTCCTCGCCCGCCACGTCGAGGGCGCCTCGCACATGGCGGAGGGGTATACCCGTGCCGCCGCCGGCAACATCGGCGTCTGCATCGGGACCTCGGGCCCGGCTGGCACTGACATGATCACCGGGCTCTACAGCGCGAGTGCCGACTCGATCCCCATCCTCGCGATCACCGGCCAGGCCCCGGTCGCCCGCCTGCACAAGGAGGACTTCCAGGCGGTCGACATCGCGGCCATCGCCAAGCCGGTGACGAAGATGGCGGTCACCGTCCTCGAGCCGGCGCAGGTCCCCGGCACCTTCGCCCAGGCCTTCCACCTCATGCGCAGCGGCCGGCCCGGCCCGGTGCTCATCGACCTGCCGATCGACGTGCAGCTCGCCGAGATCGAGTTCGACATCGAGACCTACGAGCCGCTGCCGGTGCACCGGCCGGTCGCCACGCCGGCGCAGGCCGCGAAGATCATGGAGATGGTCGCGGGGGCGCAGCGCCCGCTCATCGTCGCCGGGGGCGGGATCGTCAACGCCGACGCCGCCGACCGGCTCGTGGAGCTCGCCGAGCTGACCGGCATACCCGTCATCCCGACCCTCATGGGCTGGGGGACGATCCCGGACGACCACCCGCTCATGGCGGGGATGGTCGGTCTGCAGACCTCGCACCGCTACGGCAACGCGACCTTCCTCGAGTCCGACCTGGTCCTCGGCATCGGCAACCGGTGGGCCAACCGCCACACCGGTGGCCTCGACACCTACCGCGGCGCGCGCACCTTCATCCACGTCGACATCGAGCCGACCCAGATCGGGCGGGTCTTCCCGCCCGACTACTCCGTCGTCTCCGACGCGGGCGCGGCGCTCGACCAGCTGCTGGCCGTCGCACGGGACTCCGAGCTCCCGGACCGCACCGCCTGGGCGCAGGAGTGCCGGGAGCGCAAGCGGACGATGCAGCGCAAGACCCACTTCGAGGACGTGCCGCTCAAGCCGCAGCGGGTCTACGAGGAGATGAACCGCGCCTTCGGGCCGGACGCGCGCTACGTGAGCACGATCGGGCTCTCGCAGATCGCGGGCGGGCAGTTCCTGCACGTCTACCGGCCGCGGCACTGGATCAACTGCGGGCAGGCCGGGCCGCTGGGCTGGACCATCCCCGCCACCCTGGGCGTGCGGGTCGCGGACCCGGACAGCCCGCTGGTGGCGCTCTCCGGCGACTACGACTTCCAGTTCATGATCGAGGAGCTGGCGGTCGCGGCGCAGTTCAACCTGCCTTACGTCCACGTGGTGGTGAACAACTCCTACCTCGGCCTCATCCGGCAGGCGCAGCGCGGCTTCGACATGGACTACTGCGTCCAGCTCGCCTTCGACAACGTCAACTCCCCCGAGCTCGAGGGCTACGGCGTGGACCACCTCAAGGTCGCCGAGGGGCTGGGCTGCAAGGCGCTGCGCGTCACCCGGCCAGAGGAGATCGCGCCCACGCTGCAGCGGGCGCACGCCCTCGCGATGGAGGAGCGGCTCCCGGTGGTCGTGGAGATCATCCTGGAGCGGGTGACCAACATCGCGATGGGCACCGAGCTCGACAACGTGGTGGAGTTCGAGGCGCTGGCCGCGGCCGGGATCGACGCCCCCACCGCGGTCGCGCTGCTGGACTGA